The following nucleotide sequence is from Micromonospora sp. WMMD1120.
CCAACGGTGACGTCGCCGTCGCGCTGTTCAACCAGGGCTCCTCGACGACGACGATCTCCACCACGGCCGCCGCCATCGGCAAGTCCGGCTCGTCGTTCACCCTCGTGGAGGCGTGGACCGGCACCACCAGCTCCAGCACCGGGACCATCAGCGCCAGCGTCCCCGGGCACGGCACGGTGGTCTACCGGGTCAGTGGTGGTGGAACGACCACCCCGCCGCCGACCACGTCGAGCGCCCTCGTCAGCGCCTCCTCCGGCCGCTGCCTGGATGTGCCGCAGAGCAACACCGCCAACGGCACCCAGCCGGTGATCTGGGACTGCAACGGCGCCGCCAACCAGAACTGGACCGCCAACGGTCAGGCCCTGCAGTCGCTCGGCAAGTGCCTGGACGCGCCGACGAACGCCACGGCCGGGTCCAAGGTGCAGCTCTGGGACTGCAACGGCGGGGCCAACCAGCGGTGGACCAGCAACACCAACGGCACGATCAGTAACGTGCAGACCGGGCTCTGCCTGGACGTGAACAACAACGCCACGGCCAACGGCACCACGGTGATCCTCTGGACCTGCACGGGCGCGGCCAACCAGCGCTGGTCGCGGCGGTAGCCGATCGGGCGTCGCGCCCGACCGGGTCGCGGCAGCCGATCTGAACGCTGGTGCCCGCGGACGACACGCCGTCGTCCGCGGGCATCGGTCTGTCCGGCGCCGGGTCGTCGGGCGCCGGTCGGTCCGGCGACCGATCCGCCGGGGTGGTCTGTCGGGCGTCGCCGCGATGATGCAGAGTCGTCATGTTCCGCCCTTCCGGCGGATCGACCACATGACTACGCTCGCCTGGATGCTCCGTTACGAGACCGTGACACCGGTATTTCCGGCCAGGTGTTGACGCAATCTATGTGAGCGCTAACACTACCCGAAAGATGACAGTTGGCCCCGGCAGTCGGCGGGGGAGTCCAAGAGAGGAGAACCCCGTGGGCAGGAGATTCCTGGTTGCTCTCAGCACCGCGGCACTGGCGTTGAGCCTGACGGCGTGCAGTGGTGAGGGCGCGGGTGGCGGTGGTGACACCGGCAGTGACAAGCCCGGCGACCTGACCATCGGCGTGTCGATGCCGACCCAGACGTCCGAGCGGTGGATCGCCGACGGCAACGCGGTGAAGTCGAAGCTGGAGGCGAAGGGCTACAAGGTCGACCTCCAGTACGCCGGCGACGACATCCCCACCCAGTCGCAGCAGGTCGACCAGATGATCACCCGGGGCGCGGACGTCCTGGTCATCGCGGCGATCGACGGCACCGCGCTCAGCAGCCAGTTGCAGGCTGCCGCTGACGCGAAGATCCCGGTCATCTCCTACGACCGGCTCATCCGCGGCAGCAAGAACGTCGACTTCTACGTCAGCTTCGACAACTACAAGGTCGGCGTCGCCCAGGCCACCGGCCTGCTCGTCGGCCTCGGCCTGCAGAACAAGGACGGTTCGAAGGGCACGGCGAAGGGCCCGTTCAACATCGAGCTGTTCGCGGGTTCGCTGGACGACAACAACACCCAGTTCTTCTTCGGCGGCGCGATGGACACGCTGAAGCCGTTCATCGAGAACGGCACGCTGCGGGTGAAGTCCAAGCAGACCACCATCGAGCAGGTGGCCACCCTGCGCTGGCAGCAGGAGACGGCGCAGAAGCGCATGGAGGACCTGCTGACCTCCAGCTACAACGACGGCTCGAAGGTCGACGGCGTGCTCTCCCCGTACGACGGCATCTCCCGGGGCATCATCACCGCCCTGCAGAACGCCGGCTACGGCACCGCGGCCAAGAAGCTCCCGGCGGTGACCGGCCAGGACGCCGAGATCGCGTCGATCAAGCTGATCAACGACGGGGTGCAGACCTGCACCGTCTTCAAGGACACCCGTCTGCTGGCCGAGCAGGCCGTGAACGCCGCCGAGGCGTTCCTGCAGAAGAAGCAGCCGCAGGCCAACGACACGCAGACGTACAACAACGGCGTCAAGGTCGTTCCGTCCTACCTGCTGCCGATCGTCACGGTCTACAAGGACGACATCAAGACCGCGCTGATCGACTCCGGCTACTGGACGGCGGAAGAGGTCGCCGCCGGTCAGGCCAAGAAGTAAGCCAATCGTCGGGCCCGGCGGTCACCGCCGGGCCCGACGTCTGGGCGGAGGACGTCCAGACCTCACCGGAGGACAGTGACAATGGATGACACCATCCTCGAGATGCGTCGCATCACCAAGACCTTCCCCGGCGTGACCGCGCTGGAGGACGTCAGCCTCGCCGTGCGTCGCGGGGAGATCCACGCGATCTGCGGGGAGAACGGCGCCGGCAAGTCCACCCTGATGAAGGTGCTGTCCGGCGTCCACCCGTCCGGCTCGTACGACGGCGAGATCCTCTTCGACGGCAAGCCGGTGCAGTTCCGGGGTATCCGGGACAGCGAGGCCAACGGCATCGTCATCATCCACCAGGAACTCGCCCTGGTGCCGTACCTGTCGATCGCGGAGAACATCTTCCTGGGCAACGAGCGGCGCGGCCGCAGCGGGCTCATCGACTGGAACCTGGCCAACGCCGAAGCCGACAAGCTGCTCGCGTCGGTCGGGCTGCACGAGAACCCGGTGACCCCGGTCATCCAGCTCGGTGTCGGCAAGCAGCAACTGGTGGAGATCGCCAAGGCGCTGTCGAAGAAGGTGCGCCTGCTGATCCTGGACGAGCCGACCGCCGCGCTCAACGACATCGACTCGGCCCACCTGCTCGACCTGCTGCGCAACCTCAAGGAGCAGGGCATCACCTGCATCATGATCTCGCACAAGCTCAACGAGATCACCGCCATCGCCGACTCCACCACCGTCATCCGGGACGGGCGCTCGGTCGAGACCCTCGACATGCGTTCCGAGCAGGTGACCCAGCAGCGGATCATCAGGGGCATGGTCGGCCGCGACCTGGACAGCTTCTACCCCGACCGCGAGTCGTCGCCCGGCGAGGAGGTCCTCCGGATCGAGGACTGGACGGTGCGGCACCCGGTCCAGGAGCGGATGGTCGTCGAGGGCGTCAACCTGAACGTCCGCGCCGGTGAGGTCGTCGGCATCGCGGGTCTGATGGGCGCCGGGCGTACCGAGCTGGCGATGAGCGTGTTCGGTCGGTCCTACGGGCGCGACATCAAGGGCCGACTCTTCGTCAAGGGACGCGAGGTGCAGGCGCGCACCGTGGCCGAGGCCATCGACAACGGCATCGCCTACGTCACCGAGGACCGCAAACGGTACGGCCTCAACCTCATCGACGACGTACGGCGCAACGTGTCCGCCGCCGCGTTGGACCGGCTGTCCCGGCTCGGCTGGGTGAACGGCAACGAGGAGATCAAGGTCGCCGAGGCGAGCCGCCAGGAGATGAACATCCGCACGCCCAGCGTCATGGCGGTGGTCGGCAAGCTCTCCGGCGGCAACCAGCAGAAGGTCGTGCTGTCCAAGTGGCTGTTCACCGACCCGGACGTGCTGATCCTCGACGAACCCACCCGGGGCATCGACGTCGGTGCCAAGTACGAAATCTACACGATCATCAATCGGTTGGTGGCCGCCGGCAAGGCGGTGATCGTCATCTCCTCCGAGCTGCCGGAGCTGCTCGGGATGTGCGACCGCGTCTACACCCTCGCCGCGGGCCGGATCACCGGTGAGATGCCGGTGGCCGAGGCGACTCAGGAGAGCCTCATGGAGCTGATGACAAAGGACAAGGAGCTCGTCGGATGACCAGCATCAAGACCCCTTCGACGGAGCGTCCGACGCCACCGGAGAGCACACCCGCCGCCGCCCTGCACAGCGGGACGAGCGACCTGCGGGCGCTGGTGTTGAACAACCTGCGACAGAGCGGCATCTACGTCGCCCTGGTCGTCATCGTCGCGCTCTTCGCGGTGCTGACCGACGGGGTGCTGCTGAGCCCCGGCAACATCACCAACATCGTGCTCCAGTACTCGTACATCCTGGTGCTGGCGATCGGCATGGTCATCCTGATCATCGGTGGGCACATCGACCTGTCGGTCGGGTCGGTGGTCGCGTTGACCGGAGCGGTCTCCGCGGTCCTGGTGATCCAGCAGGGTCACCCGTGGTGGATCGGCGTGCTGGCTGCGCTGGCCGTGGGCATCGCGGTCGGAGCGTGGCACGGCTTCTGGGTGGCGTACGCGGGCATCCCGGCCTTCATCGTGACCCTGGCCGGCATGCTGCTGTTCCGGGGTCTCACCCTCCGGGTGCTCGACAACATCTCGCTGTCGCCGTTCCCCGCCGAGTACCAGAAGGTCGCCGCGGGCTTCCTCAACGGCCTGCTCGGTGGCAACGGGTTCGACGCCTTCACGTTGCTGATCGGCGCGATCGCCGTCGCCGGGTACGCGGTGAGTGGGTTCCGCACCCGGGTGGCGCGGATCCGCTACCAGCAGCCTGTGGAGTCGTTCCCGCTGTTCGTCGCCCGGGTCGTGGTGGTCGGTTCGGTCATCATGTACTTCGCCTGGCAGTTGGCGCACGCCCGCGGTCTGCCGATCGTGTTGATCATCCTGGCGTTCCTGGTGCTGGTCTACGGCCTGCTCACCCGGCGTACCGTCTTCGGTCGTCAGGTCTACGCGATCGGCGGCAACCTGTCGGCGGCGGCGCTGTCCGGGGTGAAGGTGCGCACCGTCAACTTCTGGATGTTCGTCAACATGGGCTTCCTGGCGGCGGTGGCTGGCGTCATCTACTCGTCGCGGTCCAACGGCGCACAGCCCGCGGCCGGCAACATGTTCGAGTTGGACGCGATCGCCGCGGCCTTCATCGGCGGCGCGGCGGTCACCGGCGGTGTCGGCACCGTGGTGGGCGCGATGGTCGGTGGTCTGATCATGGCGGTGATGAGCAACGGCATGCAGCTGATGGGCATCGACCAGTCGACGCAGTCGGTGGTGAAGGGCCTGGTGCTGCTCGTCGCTGTCGCCTTCGACGTCTACAACAAGCGCCGGGCCGGCACGGCCCGCTGACGGCTCGACAGCACCCACGCGCGCCCCTGCCCGTCCGCGGGCAGGGGCGCGCGTGCTTCTCGGCCGTGCTCGCGCCGCCGGCCACCTCCCCTCGCCAGGGTCGGACTTCATCCGTCGCGGCGCTGTAGAGCTGCCCCGGATATGGGGCGTGGGCGCCGAGGCCGCCGCCGAGGAGCCCAGCGGATACGGAAGTGCCGGCGCCGTTGGCGCTGTCCCACTGCTGGATGGGCCTCGTCTCGTGCGGTGCTGTAGAGCTGCCCCGGAGACGGGGCGCGGTGCGACTGCGTGCCCGCGGCGACGTTGTGCCTGCCGCAACGTTGTGCCTGCCGCGACGTTGTGCCACTGCCATGACTGGGCGCGGCCGGTCGCCTCGTCAGCTCGTGCGGTGCTGTAGAGCTGCCCCGGAGACGGGGCGCGGCGCGACTCCGTGCCCGCGACGACGTTGTGCCTGCCGCGGCGTTGTGCCTGCCGCGGCGTTGTGCCACTACCACGACTGCGCGTCGCCGGTCGCCTCGTCAGCAGGGCCAACCGGAGATCTTGGCCAGGCCTGTCCGGAAAGGACGGACCTGGCCAAGATCTGCCGTGGGCCGTGGGCCGTGGGCCGGGGTGGCCGTGGGCCGGGGTGGCCGTGGGCCGGGGTGGCCGGTGCTCACGCTCCGCCGTGCTGCCCCATATCCGGGGCAGCTCTACAGGGCGCGGCTCCCGGACCTGCCCCCGCCGTCGGCCGGTCGGTCCGGCCGTCCGGCGGTCTCGTCGGTCAGTGGCAGTTGCCGGTGCCGCTGTCGGTGTAGCTCTGCCCGGCGACCGGCACGAACTGCCAGTCGTAGCTGCCGGAGTGCAGGGTGAACTTCAGTACGCCCCAGGCCGAGCTGTTGCGCGCCTCGCTGTTGGGCTGGATGGTGCCGAAGCCGTAGTGGCTGGCGCCGCCCATGCCGGCCACGAAGCTGCGCAGACCCCGGCTGGAGTCGGCGCCACCGGACGGGTTCATCGGCGCGAACCGCTCGTACACGTGGTTGTGCCCCCAGACCACGACGTCGGCGTTGTAGTCGTAGAGCGCCTGGTAGAGCGGTCGGGTCGACGTCGACGGCGCGTGGTTGGAGCTGGACGTGAACAGCGGGTGGTGCCAGTACGCGATGGTGCACGGCTTGCTGCTGGCGGCCAGGTCGGCGCGCAGCCACTGCTCCTGCGCCGAGCCGGCCGACATGCTGATGTTCGAGTTCAACGACACGACGTGCCAGTTGCCGAGGTCGTACGAGTAGTAGCCCCGCCCGCTCGGGCCGGCGTTCGTACCGAAGTAGTTGTAGTAGCCGGTCGCGCCGGACGTGTTGTAGTCGTGGTTGCCCGGCGACGGGCGGGTGCGGCTCTTGTGCCGACCCCAGGTGGGCTCGTAGTAGCTGGCGAACTGCGACGCGGTGCCGCTGTCGTAGACGTTGTCACCGGTGGTGAAGACCGTGCCGGAGATGTTGTCGAGCAGCGCCGCGGTGGCGCTGTCCCCGGAGCCGGAGTCGGCGATGTCGCCGGCGCCGACGAGCACCGGGTCCCCGGTGGGCGGCGTGGTGGTGCCGGTGGTGACCACCAGCTGCGGGGCGTCCGCGCCGGACTCGCGGGTGTCGTAGTACGCGCCGTCGCCGCTGGCCGAGGTGGCACCGAAGCTGTACGTGCCGTTGCCCGTGACGGCCGAGGTGACGTCGATCTCGTACCAGGTGTTGCCGCTGACCGCGCCGATCGTGCCGAGCGTGGCGCCGTCGATGGCCGGCTGGTTGTTCCAGGTGGTCCCGGTCTCCGACCACGTCGTGTTGGACATCCGGCGGAACGTGCCACCGGCGTCGCTGCCGCTGTTGCCGCTGATCGTGCGCAGCCGCAACTTCGCGCTGGTGACAGTGCCGCTGACATTGCTCACTGTGAAGCGCAGGAACGAGCGGCGTACCGGTGAGTTGTCGACGACGAACTGGGTGGCCGTGCCGTAGTTGGTGGCGGCGGTGTCGTTCTGCACGTAGGTGTCGGCGACGGGCGTGAACGTCACGCTCGCCGCCGACGCCACGCCGGCGCCGGTCACGACGAGGGCGGTCGCGCCGAGGACCACAGTGGCCACTCCCAGCGTCACCGACCGACGGGGGGATCGAATGTCCATCCAGGACTCCTTACATCGCGGGAAGAGCGCAAGGAATGTAGGAGAGTCGACGGTCCGGTGGGCCACTGCCACATGAACAGTACGCTCAGACAGTCAAACATCTCGATGTTTGTCGGATGTTCACCCGCCGCACGCCTGCCGGACCCCGACGAGCCCTTGCCGCCCCCGCGCCCGGTCGCCACGATGGCTGACCGTCAGCTACCGACCGGAGGAGATGCGCGTGTACCTGTCGACCGTCTCCCGACCGGCCGACGACCCACCCGGACCCGCGCGGCGAGGGCGACGGTTCGCGCTGGTCAGCGGCAACGTCGTCGCGCTCGGCACGGTCAGTCTGATCACCGACGTCTCGGCCGAGATGGTGGCCGCGGTGCTGCCGCTCTACCTGGTGCTGGGCCTGCACCTCAGCCCGGTGGCCTTCGGGCTGCTCGACGGGGTGCACACCGGCGCGACGGCCCTGCTGCGCGTCGTCGGTGGGTTCCTCGCCGACCGGTTCCGGCGGCGCAAGCTGGTCGCCGGCGTCGGCTACGCGCTCTCGGCGGTCGCGAAACTCGGCCTGCTGCTCGCCGGCCGGTCGGTGCCGGCGATCGGCGCCGTCATCGCCGTCGACCGGCTCGGCAAGGGGATCCGCAGCGCGCCGCGCGACGCGCTGATCACGCTCTCCACCCCACCGGAGGCGCTGGGCCGGGCGTTCGGGGTGCATCGGGCGATGGACAGCGTCGGCGCGTTCCTCGGTCCGCTCGCGGCGTTCGCGGTCCTGCTCGTCGTCGGCCAGTCGTACGACGCGGTCTTCGTCACCAGTTTCTGCGTCGCCGCGCTGGCCGTCGTGGTGCTCGTGCTGTTCGTTCGGGAACGTACCCCGGAGGAGCCGGCCGACGGCGGCGGCGAGCCGACGGTGAGCGTCCGCGAGGCGTTCGGCCTGTTCCGCGCCGCCCCGGCCCGCCGGCTGGTGCTCGCCGCGGCGCTGCTCGGGTTGGCCACCATCGGCGACGGGTTCGTCTACCTGCTGCTGCAACGCCGCGAAGACCTCGGTCTGCGCTGGTTCCCCCTGCTCGCGGTGGGGACCAGTCTCGCCTACCTGCTGCTCGCCGCCCCGCTCGGCGTACTGGCCGACCGGATCGGCCGGCTGCCCGTCGTGGTCGGCGGCTACACCGCTCTGGGACTGACGTACCTGCTGCTGGCCGGGCCGGTCGACGGCCTGCCGCTGATCGCGCTGACCCTGACGCTGTACGGCGCGTTCTACGCGGCCACCGACGGCGTGCTCATCGCGCTCGCCGGCCCGGTGCTGCCGGCGCGGCTGCGCACCACCGGCATCGCGCTGGTGCAGACCGGGCAGGCGCTGGCGTACCTCGTCTCGTCGGTCCTGTTCGGTCTCGCCTGGCAGGTGTGGGGCCCGGAGAACGCGGTCCGGGCGGCGGCGGTGGCCGTGGCCGCCGTCCTGGCCGGCACGGTGCTCCTGCTGGCTCCGCCCATCCGATCCACCACCCGGAAGGTTCCCCGATGACCGCGATGTCGACCCGAGCGAAGCTCGGCGTGGTGACCGCCGCGACAGTGCTGCTGGGCAGCGTGGCCGCCGGCTACGTGGCCACGGCGGCGCAACCGCAGCGGACCCCGCCGCCGGCCACCGGCGAGCAGGCGGTCACCCTGACGCCCGGCCCGCGCCTGCTGGCCATCACCGACCGGCACCTCTCCACCGTCGCCGCGACCGACCCCGCCGGGTCGCGCACCGTCGCCGGCCTGGAGTGCCTGCGGGTGTACGCCGCCGCCGGCACCGGGGTCTGCCTTAAGCCGGAGACCGCGTGGTCGTACCAGGTGGTGGTCCTGGACGCCGCGCTGCGCGAGACCCGGGCGGTGAGTGTGCCGGGCCTGCCGAACCGGGCCCGGGTCTCGGCGTCCGGCCGGATGGTCTCCTGGACGACGTTCGTCGGCGGCGACTCCTACACCTCCAGCGGGTTCTCCACCCGCACCGGCATCATCGACACCAGGAACGGCGTCACCGTCGCCTCGTTGGAGGAGTTCGCGATCACGCGGGACGGCCGCGGCTACCGCAACCCGGATGTCAACTACTGGGGCGTCACCTTCACCGCGGACGACAACCGCTTCTACGCGACCATGTCCACCGGAGGCAAGAGGTACCTGGTCCGGGGTGATCTCGCCGCCCGCCGGGTGGAGACGGTGAAGGAGAACGTCGAGTGCCCGTCGCTGTCCCCGGACGGCACCCGCATCGCGTTCAAGGAGGCGATCGACGCCGACCCGGCGAAGGGCTGGCGGCTGTCGGTCCTCGACCTGGCGAGCATGCGCGTCACGGCGACGGCCGAGACGGCCAGCGTGGACGACCAGGCCGCCTGGCTGGGCGGCGGCACGCTGGCGTACACGCTGCGGAAGGACGACGGTCAGCCCGACGTCTGGAGCGTCAGGGCGGACGGGTCCGGGGCGCCGACGCTGCTGATCCCCGGCGCCGAGTCGCCGTCCCCGCTCAGCTGAGACGAACGTGCCGGGCGGCCAGGACACCTGACCGCCTTGGCGCGGCCAACAGCACGTCATGTCCGATTCCGCGACGCACCCATCGCCGTTCATCGACGTTGCCGAGGCTGTCGACCATGACAAGGCTCAGTCGTCGCATCTTCGTCCTCAGTGGACTGGTGACCGCCGGTGTCGCTGTGACACCACGCCAGAACGCCCGCGCCGCGGTGCCGTACCCCTTCAAGCTCGGTGTCGCGTCGGGTGACCCCGCGCCGGACAGCGTGGTCCTCTGGACCCGGCTGGCGCCCTCGCCGCTCAACGCCGACGGGCAGGGTGGCATGGCCAACGCCGACGTGACTGTCGAGTGGCAGGTGTCCACCACCGACCGGTTCGCCTCGCTGGTCGCCTCCGGATCGGTGGTGGCCCGGTACGCCGACGCGCACTCCGTGCACGCCATCGCCGGTGGGCTCGCCGCCGACTCCGACTACTACTACCGGTTCCGGGCCCAGGGCCAGATCTCCCCGGTCGGACGGACCCGGACTGCCCCGGCGCCCAGCAGCTTCGGCCGGGACCTGGTGATGGCATTCGCCTCCTGCTCCCACTACGAGGCCGGTTACTACACCGCGTACCGCCGGATGGCCGAGGACAACCCGGGGCTGATCCTGCACCTCGGCGACTACATCTACGAGGGCGGCGTCGGCAGCTCCGGGGTTCGCCAGCACGTCGGCGCCGAGATCGTGTCGCTGGCCGACTACCGCCGCCGGTACGCGCTCTACAAGTCCGACCCGGACCTCCAGGCGGCGCACGCGGCGGCGCCCTGGCTGGTGGTGCCGGACGACCACGAGGTGGAGAACAACTACGCCAACATGGTCCGCAACGACAGCAGCCCGACGCTGACCGCCGCGCAGTGGACCGCCCGGCGGACCGCCGCGTACCGCGCCTACTACGAGAACATGCCGCTGCGCCCCGCGTCGGCGGCGAACGGCAACAGCATCCCGCTGTACCGGCGCGTGCGGTGGGGGCAGCTCGCCACCTTCCACATGCTCGACACCCGGCAGTTCCGCGACGACCAGGCGTGCGGTGACGGCTGGAAGGTCTGCGCGGACGCGGACCTGGCGTCCCGTTCACTGACCGGCGCGACCCAGGAGGCGTGGCTGCTCGACGGGCTGGCCCAGCGCTACGGCACCTGGGACATCCTCGGCCAGCAGGTCTTCTTCGCCCAGCAGTTGGACGCGAACGGGGCGATGAGCATGGACGCCTGGGACGGCTACCGGGCCTCCCGCAGCCGGATCCAGACCGGCTGGCAGCAGCGCGGCGTACGCAACCCGCTGGTGCTCACCGGTGACGTGCACCGGTCGTGGGCCAACGACCTCAAGGCCGACTACGCCAACCCGTCCTCGGCCACCATCGGCACCGAGCTGGTCTGCACGTCGATCAGCTCGACCGGCAACGGCAGCGGCAGCACCACGGTCCCGAACGCGGCGGCCAACCCGCACCTGAAGTTCTACTCGGACCGGCGCGGCTACGTCCGTACCACGATCAGCCGCAGCCAGGTCCGCGCGGACTTCCGCGCGGTGAACTCGGTGACCGAGCACGGCGCGGCGGCCTCCACAATCCGTTCGTTCGTCATCCTCGACGGCCAGCCCGGCCTCCAGGCCGGTTAGGGGAGCGCCACCATGACCGCGATCACCGCACTGCTCACCGCGTCCCTGCTGGTGCCGAACCTGGCGCTGGCACCGACGGTGATGACCGCCGAGGCGGTCACCTGGACCACGGCGAACAGCGTCGCCACCGGCGACCAGGACCTGCCCGCCATCGCCATGAACCGCGCCGGTCACGTCGCGGTGGTGTGGGAGGACGACCGGGACAGCACCGCCCCGGAGGACGACACGCACAGCGAGGTCTACCTGCGACTGTTCCGCGACGGCACGCCCGCGTACGAGCTGAAGCTCTCCGGCGGGGGAACGAGCGGAGCCGCCTGGCGGCACATCAGCCCCGACGTGGGGCTCGACGACCGGGGCAACGCCGTGGTGGTCTGGGCCGCCGACGGCGACGGCAACGGCTACTACAACATCCAGTACCGGGTGGTGTCGCCCGCCGGGGCGGTGCTCGGCTCGGGACAGGCCAACGCCGACGACGCCGGGCAGCAGATCTGGCCGAAGGTCGCCGTCGACCCGGACGGCGCGCCGAGCAACGCCGCCGCCGTGGGTTTCAGCGTGGTCTGGGAGGACGTGCAGGGGACCGCGCCGGCCACCGTCCGGGCCGCCGGCTTCACCGCGGCCACCACCAAGGCGTACGAGGTGACCGCCTCGCAGACGACAGGCGCGCACCACCGCCCCGACGTGGCGGTGTCCGCCTCCGGCGAGGCGCTGGTGGTCTGGGACGAGGACGCCGACGCGAACGGCTCGTACAACATCGGTCTGACCCGACTGGCGCGGGAGAACGGCGCGGTGGCGCTGTCCCGTCGCACGGCCAACGTACAGGGCGGCGGGCAGCAGCAGCGCGCCTCGGTCGCGGCGAACTACGCCGGTGACTTCACCGTCGCCTGGGAATCCGACCACACCGGCGCCCGGGGCGTCTGGTCCCGGTCGTTCACGGCGACGGGGACCGCCCGGCACGACGAGGTCCCGGTGTCCACCGGGACCGGTGCCGGCGTACCCAGCGTCGGCATCGACGACCAGGACAACGTGGTGGTGGGCTGGACGGTCGCGGGTGCCAACCCGGACGTCTGGGCGCGTGGCCTCAACCCGGACGGTACGTCCGCCGGTCGGCTGCCGGCCCAGGCGCTGAGCCAGACCACCACCGGTCGTCAGGAGCACATGGCCGTCGCCGCGTCGCCCTGGGGTGAGGTGAGCGTCTGCTACACCGACGACAACGACGGGAACGGGTTCGACCAGGTGCTTCTGGGCCTGGGCACGACGAACTCCACCTGGCTGATGTCCGCCGAGGAGCTGCGCCGACTGAAGGCCCGGGCCCGCGTCACGCACTGAGCCGACCTGCCGACGAGCACGGGGCTGCGTCCGCACGGTCGGATGTGGCCCCGTGCCCGGACCGCCCGGCGGTGGCCTCAGGCGGTCGGGTCCGGCCCGTCGCTGGCCCTCGCCCCGTCGTTGACGGCCGGGGACGACGGGTTCGTCGAGGCGCGCAGGGTGATCGACTGGTCCGTGTGGTCGACCTCGAAGAGCGTCCCGGCCGGGAAGGCCGCGAACGTCTCGGGTGGCAACTGGAGCGTGCCATCCCCGGCCACCACGGCGAAGTCCCGGCCGTTTCGCCCCTCGGCGCCGACGCGACCGTCCCGGATGGTGACGGCTCGGCCCAGCCGAGCGCCGACCTTGTCGTCGTGGGTCACCACCACCACCGTCGTGCCCCGCTCCGCATTGACGGTGGTCAGAGCCGCGATCACCTCGTCCCGGCCGGACGCGTCGAGCTGGCTTGTCGGCTCGTCGACCAGCAGCAGCCCCGGACCGGCGGCGAGCCCCTGCGCCAGCGCGGCCCGCTGACGTTGCCCGGGGGACAGCTCGCCCACCCGCCGGGCACCTGCGCCGGCGAGGCCGACGAGGTCCAGGAGCGCCTCCGGCGGATCGAGCCGGCGTCCGGCGAGACGTGCCGCGGGTCGCTGCGCCAGCCACACGTTGCGCGACAGCGACAGGTACGGCAGGAGGTTGCGTTCGGCACCCTGCAACACCGTGCCGACCGTGCCTCCACGGAGGGCAGCGAGACCCTTTGTGGAGAGCCGGGACAGCTCGTGGTCGCCCACGTACACCCGGCCGGCGGACGGTTGCATGAGCCCGCCGAGGATCGCCACCAGCGTGGACTTGCCCGAGCCGG
It contains:
- a CDS encoding alkaline phosphatase D family protein, whose translation is MTRLSRRIFVLSGLVTAGVAVTPRQNARAAVPYPFKLGVASGDPAPDSVVLWTRLAPSPLNADGQGGMANADVTVEWQVSTTDRFASLVASGSVVARYADAHSVHAIAGGLAADSDYYYRFRAQGQISPVGRTRTAPAPSSFGRDLVMAFASCSHYEAGYYTAYRRMAEDNPGLILHLGDYIYEGGVGSSGVRQHVGAEIVSLADYRRRYALYKSDPDLQAAHAAAPWLVVPDDHEVENNYANMVRNDSSPTLTAAQWTARRTAAYRAYYENMPLRPASAANGNSIPLYRRVRWGQLATFHMLDTRQFRDDQACGDGWKVCADADLASRSLTGATQEAWLLDGLAQRYGTWDILGQQVFFAQQLDANGAMSMDAWDGYRASRSRIQTGWQQRGVRNPLVLTGDVHRSWANDLKADYANPSSATIGTELVCTSISSTGNGSGSTTVPNAAANPHLKFYSDRRGYVRTTISRSQVRADFRAVNSVTEHGAAASTIRSFVILDGQPGLQAG
- a CDS encoding ATP-binding cassette domain-containing protein — encoded protein: MTLARREKPAPVAHSSGGVAVTCHRLIHIYPTATGDVVALSGVDLDIAAGEMLALVGPSGSGKSTLVAILGGLMQPSAGRVYVGDHELSRLSTKGLAALRGGTVGTVLQGAERNLLPYLSLSRNVWLAQRPAARLAGRRLDPPEALLDLVGLAGAGARRVGELSPGQRQRAALAQGLAAGPGLLLVDEPTSQLDASGRDEVIAALTTVNAERGTTVVVVTHDDKVGARLGRAVTIRDGRVGAEGRNGRDFAVVAGDGTLQLPPETFAAFPAGTLFEVDHTDQSITLRASTNPSSPAVNDGARASDGPDPTA